The Bacillus sp. Y1 genome includes the window TTTTGCGCGACAATTCTGCTCAGACTATAAAGAAGCTCATTGAACTCCGTTTGCACTCGCTTTTCTGCCATTGCCAACGCTTGCTGCCCAGCCTTTAAGATCGCTTCCTGAATGGAGTATTGCTTCTTTTCAACAAACATATAGCCTGATTCAAACTGAATGTATAAGCTTGGAAATTGGTCACATACCCTTTTTTCTGTTTCCCGTAAAACCTTCTTCATCACCTGATCGATTTCAGAAATACAGTGCTGTTCATGATCTACCTTAATAAATAAAGTGACTCCATCACTGTTGTAATCGTGCAACAAAAGCAGATCATCATCCTCAATTTGCTCTTGAATAACCTGTTGAAAATTCATCTTTAACTTTTTAATAAAATCTATATATTGCTTCTCACTTAACTGCTCATAAATGTCTTTTATATTAGATATGTTAAACACAATAACAGCCACTTCATGGCCTTGATTGAAGGATTTTTGTACCCCTTGAATAATCGGGTCTCTTATGACGAATTGTGGAGGATACATTCGAATGGACCTTAGAGGCCAGACTACCTTTCTCCACTGTAATAAGTTATTTAATGACTTCGTGGTCCATGCCATTTCGTCTCATTCCTCTCAGAAGTTCGCGGTGAAAACTATTTCCATTGTAACATAAATTAGGAAAAGCTAGAGGCTTTTCCTATTCTATATTTCTCTTCAGAACAAGCATCTAGTATGGGCTTGTTTGTTCTGTTAAGATGATAGTAGACGTTACATTGAGACATAGGGGTGACTAGGATGGGAGATCGTTTTTTTCTATATGATGAATTAGTGAATACAAAAACACGTTTTATAAGCTTTATGGGTGAAAACACTCGATTTGACTTAGCCATTATTCAATCAGATAGATATTATGGCAAACATATTGTTCTTGATATTCAAGGTAGTCGATTTGCGATCATTGGTCCAGATGATTTAAAAGAAGAAGGATATTTAGAGTATGCTTTTCAGCTTTCTGAGGAAGATGCGGAAGAATTACGTTCCTTTTTAATGGAATTAACGTAATTTTTGAATTCTTTCCTTTACCTCTCACATACTAATGAGAGAGGGGGAAAGACCATGAGTGATGAGAAGTATACAGATTTTTCAAATGTAGAGGTTGGGAGAAGTTATATTCCTCCTCAACAAACACCAGAAGGTCCATATGGCTCTCCTTATAAGGCAGACGAGCCTCTACAAGGCAAACAGGAACTTGCAGGGGTAACGGAACAGCGTTCTTATAGTGCATTCAATTACGAAAATAAAACGCTCCATGAGGGGCTCCCTAGACAAATGGACGGAGCACATCCAACACATGATGATCCAACAAGGGATACTCAGGCTCCTTATAAGAATAATCCATTCATGGACGAAAAATGACGTGTATCCGCTACACGTCATTTTTTATCGTATTGGTATTTTTTACACGCTTAGCTACAAAGTAGGGACACCCAAAGTTACAGTATTCATACAGATATTCTGTTAATGTACTGATTTTCGTGTCAAATGTTGCTTTATGATTACTATCCTCAAAGAACCCTCGTAGACGGAGTTGACCGTAACCCCAATCACCCACGATATAGTCATACTTCGTTAATATATCGCTGTAACGAGCCTTAAAGGCCTCTTCATTGAATCCATTTGTTCGTTCTTCTACAACTTCGTAACATATATTCCCGATACAGATCATTTGTCCACCTCACTAACTCATCTATTTTAAATTATAACTGATTCTCCATGAATTACTAAGAGGAAAAAAGAATTATCGTGGTCATTCTATAAAAGAGGGGGTGTAAATCTTGAAAAACTCAATGATAATCCTTGGAATTTGTGCAATGACAACACTTACTGCTTGTCAAAATAATCTTGGGCGTGATGATGTTCAGAACGAACGAAGCAATGCACTAAGCGTTAATGACCCAACTGGGGATATATACAATCGAGATAAGAATAGCTCTGAAGATTTTGGCTATGTAAGACATAAAAAGGACGAAATGGCTCGTACACAGTCCCAAAATCACTATGCTGCCATTGATCGTGAAAAGGTGGCCGATATCATCGGTGAGTATTGCACAGATGTTCCTAATGTAGACGATATCTCCACATTAGTAACAGATGAGGAAGTTCTCATAGTGTACCATACCGATTCTAGTGATCGTAATTTAACAGCTGACCAAGTAAAGCGTATGGCTATGTCCGTTATACCGAGATGGTACCATGTATATGTTAGTGATAATGAAGCACTTCGTCCAAATGTAGAGAATTTTGCCAACCTCGGTCCGAATAGTGCAAATACGGAAACTGGAATCAACCAGCTCATTAAGCAAATGCTAGCTTCTCCTCAAGGAAAAAGCATGAGCACAGGTGAAAATGCGAATGGTGAAGCCCAGGGAGAGCTTAATGAAGAAATGGACAAAGATGATATAAGCCAACAGATGAAGGCGAAAATGAACCAATAAGAAAAAGAGGCTTACGAACTTCGTAATGCCTCTTTTCTCATATTATGCTTCCTTCGCTTCTTTTTCACCTAATAATTGCTTGTGTTTAGCTGCTGCATTTACCTGCTCATCTGCATGGTAAGAGGAACGTACAAGCGGACCAGCTTCACAGTGGCTAAAGCCTTTGCTAAGGGCAATTTCCTTTAGTTCAGCAAATTCTTCAGGGCGGTAGTATTTTTCAACTGGCAGATGCTTTTTAGACGGCTGCAGATACTGCCCAATTGTTAAAATATCAACGTTATTTGCTCGTAAATCATCCATTGCTTCAAGTAGGTCTTCCTTTGTTTCACCTAGACCAATCATAATGGAAGACTTTGTAGGAATATCCGGTTGCATTTCCTTTGCTCTTCTTAAGAACTCAAGTGAACGGTCGTATTTTGCACGTGCTCTCACACGATCCGATAAGCGTTTCACCGTTTCAATATTATGATTCAAGATGTCAGGGCGCGCATCCATTAGCATACGAAGATTCTCTTCTACTCCACCCATATCAGACGGAAGTACTTCAATACTTGTGAAAGGGCTCTTTCTGCGAATGGCACGAACGGTTTCAGCAAATACTGCTGCGCCACCGTCTTTTAAGTCATCACGCGCTACAGCTGTAACAACCACATGCTTTAGGTTCATTAACACAACAGAATCAGCCACACGTTCTGGTTCTTGAAGGTCGAGTTCTGTCGGAAGACCAGTTTTAACCGCACAGAAACGACAAGCACGAGTACAAATATCACCTAGGATCATAAATGTAGCAGTACGTCTAACAGCCCAACATTCATGAATATTAGGGCATTTTGCTTCTTCACAAACGGTATGAAGCTTTTTTTCTCTCATCATTTTTTTCAAGCCTGTATAATTTTCGTTCGTGTTTAATTTAATTTTCAACCACTCGGGTTTACGTAAATGTTCTTGGTTTTTGCTCAACTTCCCACACCATCCTTATATGATAAGTGTTTTTTTCACACTATGTAGCTATTTCAGACTACTCCTGAATCACTTTAACATAATGAAGATTATACGACAAGCAAGAGACTTACTATTACCAGTAATTGATATATATTGTTTTAAATGTTTTAAGACAAACTAAAGCATGTTAATTCTTTTGAAGGAGGATCATCGTGCGGAAACTGCTAAAAGGAATCTTTATTTTTCTTGTTATGATGCTATTATTACCTTCTGATCGATATGCACACGCTGAAACCGATCAACAGACCATTTATGCAAAGCGACTCGAGCTATATAAAGAAGTTGAAGCAGCTACCAATATTCCTTGGTACTATATGGCCGCTGTTGACCAATATGAAAGAAGTCTTAGGCAGTCTCGACGTGATTTGCCGAAAGCAGAGGGTCTTACTGGCATTTACTACAAACCAGAGGAATGGGTTGGCCCGCTGAACCCAAATCTTGAAGATGAGAATCCGATGTCCATTAAGTACTTTAATGGTTTTGGAGTCGATGGGAACGGGGATGGCAAGGCAAGTTTGAAAGATGACGAAGATGTTCTATTTGCTTTTGCAAACTTCATCCTATCTTACGGGACGGACCATGATAATATAAAGATTGGTCTTTGGGATTATTATAAACGAGATAAAACAGTAGGGATTATTATCGGAAAGTCCGAAATTTATAAAAAATATGGTCGACTGGATCTTGATAGTCACGCCTTTCCAGTACCTCTTAGATCCGATTATAGCTATCGAAACACATGGGGAGACGCTCGTGGCTGGGGTGGACGACGCATGCATGAAGGAACAGATATTTTTGCCCATTATGGTGTTCCTGTTCGCGCAACCTCATATGGTATTGTTGAGATGAAAGGCTGGAACCGTTTTGGCGGCTGGCGAATCGGGATACGTGATATTAACAATAACTATCATTATTTTGCCCATTTAAGCGGCTTTAGTAAGGACTTAAAGGTAGGACAAATCGTTGAACCTGGAATGGTCATTGGCGGTGTCGGAAGTTCTGGTTATGGACCTCCTGGTACGTCAGGTAAATTCCCACCACATCTTCATTATGGAATGTATCGTGATAATGGATATACAGAATGGAGCTATGATCCGTTTCCGCATTTAAAACTTTGGGAACGTCAAGAACGTGCAAGTAAAAGAAAAAAATAAAGGACTAACGGATTTAAATCCGCTAGTCCTTCTTTTATATATTTTAATTTGCCTTTTTCGTTTTGGAAACTGCATTAGCAATACTAGCTGCTAATCCACCCCATAGAATGACCATACCCAAAACCATCATAACAATCGCACTGGTTGACATTATTTTGAAACCCCCTTGCTATCAGTTGAAGGTAAATCTAATGCTCCTTTTTGCCACTTGAAAGCAGCGAATACAAATCCAACCACAATTGCAGCTACTGCAACACCCCAACCTGTATATAATAGGAAGCTTGTTGGATATCCTTCGTAGTTTTCTTTTAAGTTATTGATGAAGTTTTGAATCATCATATATCCTAAAACAACTGGTGTAATAACTCCTAAGCAGATTTTCCACCATGCACCTAATAGCATATCTGACATGCTATCAGCGTGCTGTTGAAGATCCTTCATTTCACGTAGTACCCATGCTACCAACACTACTTCAACAAAACCAGCCACAACAATACCAAATTGGTTGATGAAATAGTCAGCAGCATCAAGGAAGTATAATCCACCTTGAGTAGCAAATAGAATCGAAATGACCGCAGAGATTCCTCCACCAATTGCTACCGCTTTGTTACGTGATACTTTAAATTTGTCTTGAATACCAGCTACATATGTTTCAATGATTGAAATTAAAGATGTTAAACCTGCTAATACTAAACATAGGAAGAAAATAGATCCTAAAAGACCGTTAAATGCAGGGAATTCACTAATGATTTGCGGGAAAACTACGAAAGCTAACCCTACTCCACCTGCAACTACCTCACTGACAGCCACACCTTGTTGTTGGGCCATAAAACCTAGTGCAGCAAATACTCCAATACCTGCTAATAATTCAAAACCAGAGTTAGCAAAAGCAGTGATAAATGCATTATTTGTTAAATCTGTCTTCTTTGGTAGATAACTAGAATACGTAACCATAATCGCAAAACCAATGGATAAGCTGAAGAAAATTTGACCGTATGCAGCAACCCAAACCTTAGGTTCTGCAATTAAGCTCCAGTTTGGCTTGAAGAATGCATCCAAACCTTGAGCAGCTCCATCTAATGTTACAGCGCGAACAACGATTACAAGGAATAAAATAACTAGTGCCGGAATAAAGATCTTGTTCGCTGCTTCAATACCCTTTTTAACACCTTTGAAAAGAACACCAAGTGCAATTACCCAAACTAGTACTAAAGGAATAAAAACGCTAGGAACGATGCTACCAACCTGTCCTGGTGCTTCAGCAAGCTTTAAATAGTCTCCGAATAAGAATGCTCCTGGATCCTTGCCCCATTTTTCTCCGAAAGAGAAGTAAGCAAATGACATTGCCCAAGCGATAATAACAGCATAGTATGTTGAGATAACAAATGAAATCGCAACTTGCCACCAGCCAAGCCATTCAGTTTTCTTGTTTAGACGAGCGAATGTTAATGGAGCTGATCCGCGATATTTATGACCTAGTGTAAACTCTAGAACGAGAAGCGGGATACCAGCAGTTAAAATAGCGAATAAGTACGGTAAAAAGAATGCTCCTCCTCCATTTTCATAAGCTACTGCGGGAAAACGCCAGATATTTCCTAATCCTACAGCTGATCCAACTGCTGCCATGATAAAACCTGCACGAGTCCCCCATTGTGGACGATTATCCATAGTAAAAATGACCTCCTACTGAGTCCCAAACTTTTTTCCTTATTTTAGAAAATAATTGGAACTTTTTATATTTTCTGATTATTTAATTTAATCTAAAATTAGTATAGCTATTTTTTGTCCATCTGTCAAAACATTATTTTCAGAATAATAATTTTGTTTAACACGTTAATATAGTAGAAGTTTTTAAAAATGTGAAAAGACTAACATTTCAGAATATTATTCTCACATACTTCTTTCACCTCCTCTCTCCATCTCATCCACCCCTTTCTTCCTACTTTTCTATAGAAAAAAAGTCAGAAGAACACAGATATCCTCTGACTTTTTCACTTACTGATTAGTTGTCCATTGGCAGCTCAATTGATGCACCAGAATCACCGCCGCCACCGTTATAAAACTGAGGAACTTCACCTTTTATTAGACCAGTCGCAACCGGCACATCCTCTTTAACGGTAATAATTTCCGTAGCAAATGGAATGATGATCTGTACCTTTACTTCCACTTGAACATGAATTTCCACCCAAGTATTATTAATTCCCATTTCTTCTTTCACTGTCCTGAAGGTGGAGGTTACTGAACCTATGGAGTTAAATTTTATTGGTATTTTTGGCCCTAAGTTCCCTAATAGGGCATTATTGGTAGCCTGACCTAATGGAACATAATAAACGATACCGTTTTCCTTTTTATCCGTATTGATTTCAATATCGGTGAAGGATTCAAGCTCTGAGAGGTCTCCTTTTTCTGCTTTTTTAATATTGTCTTGTACCAACTCAGTTACTTCTGCTTTCACACGGTTTAGATGTTCTGCGTTTAGGAACACCACATCTCCATCACCGGTCTCTTCGAATTTTATATCCATAACGTTTGTTATTTTTTTACTTACTGCATTATTTATGACGAGTGAAGCAATTTTTCGAGTTTGTGAGTTTGCATAGCTAACAAGTGTAGGCTTTAGCCCCTCATTTATTATCCAAAGACCAGCTGCTGTTGAAAAGATGAAGAACACGAAGGTAAGTAAAAAAACGTATCTGAACGGCAATGGACCTCTCCGCGGCAGACGACCGCGAAATTTACGCAAGACAAATCCCCCCTTTACAAGCTATATGTATGCTGTAAAGGAGGGAACTAGCGCAAAAATATGAATTTTTTTATCTTTGATAGACTAGTTACGCTTTTTTAGGAAAGGTTGTGTCGCATTCGACGATCATTGTTGTTAAGCTTTTGCTTAGGTCTAGTTCGTACGGGTCAATGCTTTTACCATCTTCTTCAATGATCCTTACAACCGGCCGGTCGCTGACTCCAATATTTTGTTTGGATACAACTCCTTTACGGCCATCATCAAGTATAACTGTAATTCCAACAGGGTAAATGGCTACCCCTTTACGAAATGCCTCTATTATTTTTGGATCAAAAAGGGTTCCTGATCCGGCAAACAAAATTTCTAGGCCATGATGGGGTAACATAGCATCACGATACACACGATTTGAGGTAACCGCATCAAACACATCAGCTACCGCTATGATTTTCGCAAGCTGATGAATATCTTCGCCTTCGATACCGCGTGGATATCCGGTCCCATTTAGCCGTTCATGATGCTGATACGCGCAATGAGCGACAATTAGGGACATCGCTGGAACATTACGAAGCATTTGGAATCCTTCTTCAGGATGCTTTTTAATCTCATCGTATTCTTGATCTGTTAATTTCCCAGGCTTCTGAAGAATTTCACATGGTACTTTCATTTTCCCTACATCGTGAAGTATGGCTCCCATCCCTAGTATTTCAAGATCTCTAGGAGGAAGCTTTAACTTCATTCCAATCGCCAGGGAATACATGGTCACGTGTAAGGAATGTGTGAAGATATAGTTATCATATGTATAGACATCAGCTAACATGGTTAACAAATTTTCATTATTTTTCAACTCAAATAAAAGTTGTCGAATCAGATCTTTAAATCTTTTTGACGCTTTTTCAATAACAAATGTGGAATTAAATTTGCTATCCATTTGAAGCTCTTGGAAGGTCGTTTCAATTGTTTGGACAGCCTCTCTTCGAATCGAATCGGGGAGTACCTCGATATACTCGATCCCTTCTGTTACAGAATCTTTTATATATATGTAGGTGATGCCCAGCAGTTGTAAGCGATTAAGCATTTTTTCGTTTAACTCTACTCCCTCGCTTAGTAAAATCTGACCTTTATCACTTCTAACTGTTTTTCCTAGTATAGTTCCAGATTCTACATTAGCGGTAGCTACTAGTCTCATTATAGTTCTCCTGTATTAGTCTGACTGACATTATTCAACAAGTCCTGACAAATTCCTACTTTATCTTTTAAGATAACTCTATTATCGACTAAATTTCAACATACTTTAGTACCTAATTTTAAAAATAAATAGGCCAAATGACTACTTTTACTTATGAATAAGGACAAACCTATTTCCTATTACCATTATTTCCAATTAAAAGTAAAAAAAGGCGCATATTCTGCGCCTTTTTAAATCATTTTTAACATAGCATCTTTTCCAAGCATACCCCTTGTAATCCCTAAATTTTCCGCTTCATACGTAACGGATTCTAAAGGTGCCTCTAAAAGCTGCTCAATGGTTTTAACACCAACTGCTCTACCGGCAATAACTTTTCTATCCTTAAGCTTTTCATTGAGAAGTGCCACATCAAGAGCACCACACATGATGTATCCTTTATCATTACTCACTACGAGCAAATTCGTTTTTGGAAGTTTAACTGATACACTTAAAAAAGTGTGTCCATTGATTTCAATAGGTGAAAGCTCAATCACTTGCTACACTCTCCTTTCTTCCTTATCAACTTATGTAATAGGAAGAAAAAATGTGAGTTTCATTTGCCTAGCTATTGCAAGTTTTGAAGCTTCCAGCGCAATAAATCACGCATAAATTCTGGGAAGAAGAATACTTTATGCTCCGCTCTTCTAATTTCAGGAAACAGCTGACCAAAAGTAAACATGTCTGGAATGGCTAATTGATAGCGTGCTTCTCTTTCAATTTTCTTACCATTAATATAAAAAGAGAGTCCATTATTCCCATGCTTCACCTCGACACCCTCAAAAATCATTTTCCCCATGAAAGTGCCACGAAACCCAAACCCCTTTATCACCATATTCTCCCATTCCTCATCTAGTGCAAGTCTGATGACTTCTTGAAATTCAGCACCTGAAAGGTCGACCACCGCAGGATTTATTGGATGTGGACAAATCGTTAATAAATCGTATTCCGTAACCGTTTCACTTGGTAAATCGCGCAATATTAACCCTTCATTTAAAAAGGCACTATCTACGTTACACCAGCTGCGAAGAGTTTCACAAAGAAGGCGAGCTAACACTTCCCTCGAGCGGTAAGGCTCTTGTATTCTAGCAACCTCGGTAAAAAGCAACGCCTTTCCTTCTTCATACAGCCGGTTCTCCTCTTCCTTTTCGTTTTCAACATAAGGAAGTTTATTTGAATCATACGCTATTGCTCGCTTTTTCCTCACGCGAAGTGTCTCGCTATCAATCGTAAGTGTAATATGGCCAACAAACATTCCGTACTTTCCTGCAGCACCAAGAATGACACCATTTATTTCTCTTCCTTCATGAAACACATGATGGGTATGCGCCCCTAAAATCACATCAATTTCAGGAAATTGCTCAGCAATGGCTTCATCATCATGTATGCCTAAATGAGAGAGGAGAATGATGATGTCTGCCTTTTCTTTTATTTGTGCTAGCTGGCGCTTTAGTTCTTCCATCGGTTCGGATAATTCCCAGCCAAGCTGTCCATAAAAATGTGAAAAATAGGCTGTCAAACCGATAACAGCAACACGTGCTTTATTTTTCAGCTCATAAATATGATATGGCTCTACCCACTGAGGACGAGTACCCTTAGCCGTAAAAAAATTAGCTACAATAACATCAAATGTTCTCTTTTGATATAGAGTGTCTAAGTCTTCGAAGGAGAGAGTAATTCCTTCATTATTTCCAATCGTTACGGCCGTGTATCCCACTTCATTTAATAGCTCGGTGTTCCGCTTTCCCCGTGTAGCATCTGTAAGAGGATGCCAACGGTCCATATGATCACCTATGTCAAAAAGAAGAAAGTCTTCGTTTGCACTTTGATGAAGGTCTCTCCTTCTCTGCAAGAAAGAGCTGATTCTTGTCCAGTGCTCGAAATGGCTATGTAGGTCATTCGTGTGATAAATATGGATATCTTCTAAGGTCATACTGTCTCTCCCCTTACAAAAATGCTAAAACAAATCAAGCTGGCGAGGAGCTAAGTTTTCATACTCGATTCCGAGTAGATCAATCAACTCAAGTGCATTATCAGCGGCATCTCCACCAGAATTATTATTAAAAACGATATATAGATGTTCCGTTTCTTTTTCTAGCTTTTTTATATGCTCTACCCATTGTTGCAATTCATTCTGATTATACCGATATAAATATCTGACTTCCCGCCAGTTTTCTGTACGTTTTTGCCAACCATGTACGTTTCGTCCATGAAATCGAATCAACAGCTTCTCTTTCCCTAGCGATTCGAGCACAGTAGGGACAGACCCCTCTCCCGATTGCGGTTCATCACAAATACTATGAATCCACTCTTCTTCCTTCATAAATTGAATCGTTCGCTCATAAAAGGAAGGACGAAACCACGATTGATGACGAAATTCGAGAGCGCATGGGATATCACCCATCTGTTTTTTGCACCAACGCAAGTATTCCACATGCTCCCTTTTACAATCAAACCATGGCGGTAACTGAAACAAGACAATAGCTAACTTTTCGCTTTCTATATAAGGTGTAAGAGAATCCTTAAACCCTTGAAACATTTGCTCTTTGCTTTCAAAAGGAATGTCACCTCTCGAATGCCCAGTCATCCCTTGATATGCCTTTACAATAAAACGAAAGGAGGGAGGAGTATCCCGGGTCCATCTTTGCGCATTTTTTGTAGGCTGTATCGCATAAAAGGAAGAATCGACTTCGACAGTTGGAAAAAAACCAGCATACTCTTTTAACTTATTTCTAGGTGAGGAATGTGGACCGTACAATCGATCATGGTCACCCCAACCAGTCACTCCAATATAGATCATTCCACCCCTCCATCTATTGTCATCATCATATCATATGTATGAAAAAACGTTCACCTTCTAGGGTGAACGTTTCCTGTATTTCTTAACCGATAGAACCTTCCATTTCGAACTTGATTAGACGGTTCATTTCAACTGCATATTCCATCGGAAGTTCTTTCGTGAATGGTTCGATAAAGCCCATTACGATCATTTCTGTTGCTTCTTCTTCAGAAATACCAC containing:
- a CDS encoding DUF3055 domain-containing protein is translated as MGDRFFLYDELVNTKTRFISFMGENTRFDLAIIQSDRYYGKHIVLDIQGSRFAIIGPDDLKEEGYLEYAFQLSEEDAEELRSFLMELT
- a CDS encoding cytosolic protein gives rise to the protein MSDEKYTDFSNVEVGRSYIPPQQTPEGPYGSPYKADEPLQGKQELAGVTEQRSYSAFNYENKTLHEGLPRQMDGAHPTHDDPTRDTQAPYKNNPFMDEK
- a CDS encoding YutD family protein; the protein is MICIGNICYEVVEERTNGFNEEAFKARYSDILTKYDYIVGDWGYGQLRLRGFFEDSNHKATFDTKISTLTEYLYEYCNFGCPYFVAKRVKNTNTIKNDV
- a CDS encoding YhcN/YlaJ family sporulation lipoprotein encodes the protein MKNSMIILGICAMTTLTACQNNLGRDDVQNERSNALSVNDPTGDIYNRDKNSSEDFGYVRHKKDEMARTQSQNHYAAIDREKVADIIGEYCTDVPNVDDISTLVTDEEVLIVYHTDSSDRNLTADQVKRMAMSVIPRWYHVYVSDNEALRPNVENFANLGPNSANTETGINQLIKQMLASPQGKSMSTGENANGEAQGELNEEMDKDDISQQMKAKMNQ
- the lipA gene encoding lipoyl synthase, with the protein product MSKNQEHLRKPEWLKIKLNTNENYTGLKKMMREKKLHTVCEEAKCPNIHECWAVRRTATFMILGDICTRACRFCAVKTGLPTELDLQEPERVADSVVLMNLKHVVVTAVARDDLKDGGAAVFAETVRAIRRKSPFTSIEVLPSDMGGVEENLRMLMDARPDILNHNIETVKRLSDRVRARAKYDRSLEFLRRAKEMQPDIPTKSSIMIGLGETKEDLLEAMDDLRANNVDILTIGQYLQPSKKHLPVEKYYRPEEFAELKEIALSKGFSHCEAGPLVRSSYHADEQVNAAAKHKQLLGEKEAKEA
- a CDS encoding M23 family metallopeptidase, whose protein sequence is MMLLLPSDRYAHAETDQQTIYAKRLELYKEVEAATNIPWYYMAAVDQYERSLRQSRRDLPKAEGLTGIYYKPEEWVGPLNPNLEDENPMSIKYFNGFGVDGNGDGKASLKDDEDVLFAFANFILSYGTDHDNIKIGLWDYYKRDKTVGIIIGKSEIYKKYGRLDLDSHAFPVPLRSDYSYRNTWGDARGWGGRRMHEGTDIFAHYGVPVRATSYGIVEMKGWNRFGGWRIGIRDINNNYHYFAHLSGFSKDLKVGQIVEPGMVIGGVGSSGYGPPGTSGKFPPHLHYGMYRDNGYTEWSYDPFPHLKLWERQERASKRKK
- a CDS encoding methionine/alanine import family NSS transporter small subunit; this encodes MSTSAIVMMVLGMVILWGGLAASIANAVSKTKKAN
- a CDS encoding sodium-dependent transporter, which produces MDNRPQWGTRAGFIMAAVGSAVGLGNIWRFPAVAYENGGGAFFLPYLFAILTAGIPLLVLEFTLGHKYRGSAPLTFARLNKKTEWLGWWQVAISFVISTYYAVIIAWAMSFAYFSFGEKWGKDPGAFLFGDYLKLAEAPGQVGSIVPSVFIPLVLVWVIALGVLFKGVKKGIEAANKIFIPALVILFLVIVVRAVTLDGAAQGLDAFFKPNWSLIAEPKVWVAAYGQIFFSLSIGFAIMVTYSSYLPKKTDLTNNAFITAFANSGFELLAGIGVFAALGFMAQQQGVAVSEVVAGGVGLAFVVFPQIISEFPAFNGLLGSIFFLCLVLAGLTSLISIIETYVAGIQDKFKVSRNKAVAIGGGISAVISILFATQGGLYFLDAADYFINQFGIVVAGFVEVVLVAWVLREMKDLQQHADSMSDMLLGAWWKICLGVITPVVLGYMMIQNFINNLKENYEGYPTSFLLYTGWGVAVAAIVVGFVFAAFKWQKGALDLPSTDSKGVSK
- the yunB gene encoding sporulation protein YunB; amino-acid sequence: MRKFRGRLPRRGPLPFRYVFLLTFVFFIFSTAAGLWIINEGLKPTLVSYANSQTRKIASLVINNAVSKKITNVMDIKFEETGDGDVVFLNAEHLNRVKAEVTELVQDNIKKAEKGDLSELESFTDIEINTDKKENGIVYYVPLGQATNNALLGNLGPKIPIKFNSIGSVTSTFRTVKEEMGINNTWVEIHVQVEVKVQIIIPFATEIITVKEDVPVATGLIKGEVPQFYNGGGGDSGASIELPMDN
- a CDS encoding HD-GYP domain-containing protein, giving the protein MRLVATANVESGTILGKTVRSDKGQILLSEGVELNEKMLNRLQLLGITYIYIKDSVTEGIEYIEVLPDSIRREAVQTIETTFQELQMDSKFNSTFVIEKASKRFKDLIRQLLFELKNNENLLTMLADVYTYDNYIFTHSLHVTMYSLAIGMKLKLPPRDLEILGMGAILHDVGKMKVPCEILQKPGKLTDQEYDEIKKHPEEGFQMLRNVPAMSLIVAHCAYQHHERLNGTGYPRGIEGEDIHQLAKIIAVADVFDAVTSNRVYRDAMLPHHGLEILFAGSGTLFDPKIIEAFRKGVAIYPVGITVILDDGRKGVVSKQNIGVSDRPVVRIIEEDGKSIDPYELDLSKSLTTMIVECDTTFPKKA
- a CDS encoding YunC family protein, with the protein product MIELSPIEINGHTFLSVSVKLPKTNLLVVSNDKGYIMCGALDVALLNEKLKDRKVIAGRAVGVKTIEQLLEAPLESVTYEAENLGITRGMLGKDAMLKMI
- a CDS encoding bifunctional metallophosphatase/5'-nucleotidase, giving the protein MTLEDIHIYHTNDLHSHFEHWTRISSFLQRRRDLHQSANEDFLLFDIGDHMDRWHPLTDATRGKRNTELLNEVGYTAVTIGNNEGITLSFEDLDTLYQKRTFDVIVANFFTAKGTRPQWVEPYHIYELKNKARVAVIGLTAYFSHFYGQLGWELSEPMEELKRQLAQIKEKADIIILLSHLGIHDDEAIAEQFPEIDVILGAHTHHVFHEGREINGVILGAAGKYGMFVGHITLTIDSETLRVRKKRAIAYDSNKLPYVENEKEEENRLYEEGKALLFTEVARIQEPYRSREVLARLLCETLRSWCNVDSAFLNEGLILRDLPSETVTEYDLLTICPHPINPAVVDLSGAEFQEVIRLALDEEWENMVIKGFGFRGTFMGKMIFEGVEVKHGNNGLSFYINGKKIEREARYQLAIPDMFTFGQLFPEIRRAEHKVFFFPEFMRDLLRWKLQNLQ
- a CDS encoding DUF72 domain-containing protein; protein product: MIYIGVTGWGDHDRLYGPHSSPRNKLKEYAGFFPTVEVDSSFYAIQPTKNAQRWTRDTPPSFRFIVKAYQGMTGHSRGDIPFESKEQMFQGFKDSLTPYIESEKLAIVLFQLPPWFDCKREHVEYLRWCKKQMGDIPCALEFRHQSWFRPSFYERTIQFMKEEEWIHSICDEPQSGEGSVPTVLESLGKEKLLIRFHGRNVHGWQKRTENWREVRYLYRYNQNELQQWVEHIKKLEKETEHLYIVFNNNSGGDAADNALELIDLLGIEYENLAPRQLDLF